The genomic segment ACAAACACCGGAGACTGAAATTTGCCAAGAAAATTGATTTCAGCCACACCTCCCCCATTATGTCTGGAGATACAAACTGTTCTCCTGATGGAGGAACCATGGGCTGGTGATTAAAGCACAGAAATAAGAGTTCAGGGATCTGGGTTCTGTGTGTGACTCTCCCTCAGACTTTTTATGTGATGactggcaagtcacttcacctctctgtgataGTTCCTATAGTTCctataaaatgagaataataatccttccctacttcacaggcaTGCTGTGAGGCGCAATTCATTGTTTGACAGGTGTTCTAATATGTTAATAATGAGTATCATAAAAATGCTCATAAATAGCTGCCTGCAAGTATTCCAGCTCTAGAGAGGAGGTTTTAATGAATGTAACAAAGGGTTATTCTGGACTAGGGGTGGGTTAGATGACCTAATAGGACTCTTCCTGCTCTGTAATCATCATCAGAGAAATTACAGATTCTTCTTGGGGGCTGTTTTAGTGACAGCATCATTGTGAGTTTAAAGGAACTGCCTTTAAAAGCTTAAAAGGTTAAATTTAGTAAAGTGGgacttttaaaaaggaaaaagtcATGTTGTCTTTCATAATTTTAGAACTCCCTCAATGTTTGTTGTAACAATTCCTTATATAGGGTTGCTTTCAAGTGCTGGCATTTTTAGTTTAAAAGCTTTTTCTCAACACCCCATACACAAAATATTGCCTGAACGTTTTGTGAACCAAGGGAAGTGGGTAAGTCAAAATTTGGGCTATCAGTGTTGACAGCCTATATGTATAAACAATGGGAATAAAGTACAGCACAGCCCCATTTTCCCCTGAAATTGTTCAGAGACACAAAACACCTTCTAAAAAATGAGAGGTTGAAAACAATCTGTAGTCTGCTTAACTGGAGGCCAACCAgatgaggttctactgtaatttcTTTATCTGACAGGTGTTCTATATTAATTTTCTAAGGAAAAAAATATCTTCTCAGTATGCATGTAATACAAAGATTTTGTTTGCCCTTTGTCAGGCGAAGTTTACTACAGAAGTAAATACCTCCGCAGTGACACATATAATTGCAATATAGAAGCAAACAGAATTGTGGTGTCAGAGTTTGGAACTATGGCTTATCCAGATCCATGCAAAAACCTATTTGCCAAGTAAGCAATGTTTTTCCAACGAGGTTCTGCTTTCTATTTCTCCAACACAACTGCTTTTCTGTTCTCCCTCTGCGCATACAAAATAAGCCCCTCCGTTTGTATGTAAGTTTAAAATTGACACGCCATTGGCAATGCCAGGGATCTGATTCCCAGTCtctgtatacatttttaaaaatttaatactTGCTTGTAGAAATCAAAGGATTCATTGGCACATTGCAAGTAACAACTACAAAGTTAAGTCCTGCCTGTGTGTGCTGGAGTTATTACTTGCAGTGCTCCAATAAATCTTTTGATTTCTTTAAGCAAGTATTACAGAAAACTATCAAGCAGTTTATGCCCAAAGTCTTTATTTGAATATGTTGTAATATAATAGGGAATATTCTTGGGTATAAAAATGTTTTGTCAGAAGGAGTATTAATCCACCACTTTCTTACCAAAGCCTATTGAAAAAGTTACCAATCTCTGTGACCTACCGGCCAGACTTTCAAAATGTGATCTCTAGCTGTATGCAGAAGCatacgcacacatacacacacgatAGTGTctactcccattcaagtcaatagttgttttgccattgactccaatagGAGCAGGATTGGCCAGATATTAGATGAACTGTTTGTGCATGCAAAAGCAGCAGTTGTGTGTGTTCACACTTCCAGACTGGGTTAAGAGTTgctgaaaatttggcccaaaaCATTGTACTGTGTGGCTGTAGGAGCAGCCAGCAGAGATAGTACAAATTTAAATAATAAACCCACTTCCAATGATTGTGCGGCATACAGGTCACATCCTGCTCTCCAGTAGCAGGCACAACTTCCAGTTCTCTGAGGGGCTCAAGGGAAGGATAACACAAAACAAGTAACGAACAGAGCCATGATCATTTCTGTTCTATTTGAGAGCTCAAGCGACTATAGCTGATCTCCAATATTAATGTATTTATATGAAATTTTCATCCCCACAGGGCGTTCTGCTACTTGTCCCACGCCATTCCTGAGTTCACAGACAACTGCCTGATCAATATTATGAAAACTGGTGAGGATTATTATGCTACAAGCGAGACTAACTTCATTAGGAAAATTAATCCTCACACTCTGGAGACATTAGAGAAGGTAAAACGTGGTATCCAACATGGATGTTTTATCTGCTAATGAATATAGTATCATGCTGACCTTTACAGCCCACGGTGTCAGGTTAAAGGCAGCCAAATTTGACATAAGTAAATGTGGAAAGATCAAAAAAAATGTTATCCTGTGCTTCCTGTGTCAGAATAGGCCATTTGGGAGCCATGGAGACTGGGGTAGTTGCTGTAGATGCCAACTTATGATGTCAGTTATTTTAACTTACAATATTTTATTCTTCATTTCTTTCAAACTACAAAATCCCCGGTGTCTTAGGGTAAGTATTGGCTTTTGCAGTTTTAACTTGTGCATAATCCTACTTGGCTGTAGGCATAATGTCAGGTCTTGTGCTTATGGCATCTGATTATTTTGGATTATTTGTTTTGATTAATGGTCCTACGAGCTCTCCCTATTACGCAACAATTTATATAATGTGTAATTAATTCTCTAGGCCAGTTATATCACAACTTCCTCAGTCATTATACCATCTGAATTTCCTTATGCAagacatttctttaattttctaaaAAAGTCTAAATGAATTAAGACATGGTTTGTAGTTAATCTTTTCTATTATGAATAACTTCCCAGTCCCTATCCCCTGCTATAATACTGTTTATCAActttaaataacttagaaatctTTTTGCTCATGAAAGCTGCTGGTTTAACAGCCTTGCTATGTGAGGGATTGGCAATGGCAATTACCTTTGCTTACAGAAAGCTTCTTCCCTTGTGCCTCATCCTGGAGGTGACCTTTAGGATCAAAAGCTCAGCATCCATGACCCATTCAAGCCCAAAATAAGGAAatcatttaagcacatgcttaagtcctcCTGAGTTCTATGTTTTTAACTTAAAGACTTGAAAGTTAAGCAAGTGGTTTCCTGAATTGGGAGGCTTTCCTGAAACAGGACCTGAGTCTTTGGCCTTTGTGCTGGGCGTGCCAAAGGTGGTGATAGTTTTTGTGATGTAGGCTAAGTAATTTCACATACTCTTTATAAATCCTTATGCTGTCACTTTGTTAGGTTGACTACAATAAATATGTAGCGGTGAACCTGGCAACTTCTCATCCCCATTATGACAGCGCTGGAAATGTTCTCAATATGGGCACTTCTATAGTTGACAAGGGGAAGACAaaatatgttatttttaaaattccttcctCAGTGCCAGGTAAGAGTTGGCTTCTGCTAGTGTCTCTGAGTTCCTTGTTCGTTTGTTATTGGTTTCTTTTGAGGGTGGAGGGCTGTGCCACAAATGGTCTAGAAACCAACTGAatcactgtttgttttttaacatcaCTTCTTTGTACAAAGACATTTGATGTTTCACTGTTAAGGTGACAGGTGGTGAGTAACTGCGTGTAAATTACATTAGAAAAAGACAGATGGGACTCCTGAACTAGCTGCTCAGTCTAGTTGGGTAGTTGGTATTTGAAAAGGTTCATCTTTATCACTTTTTGCTGTTCATATTTCAGTACAGAACAATGTTGTTGTTTCAGAAGGATTGGTCCCTACTCCTAGCTTGCCATTCTCTGTGTTGTGAGATATGTTAAGGGATgatgcacagaaaaaaaatgtatccaGCATGTAGTATTTGGTGTTTGAATTTGTAAAATGTGTCtgtctttataaatatattttcagGGAAAAGGATAGTGGGTGAAAATGCTTATAAAAGTGGGGACAGACAATGTTTGGTTAGAGCCATGCATAATACATGAAACTGTATGTAGGTCCCATTCCTCACCAGCTTTGCCATTGCTAGCCCTCACCAAAGCAAAGGCTGTTCATTGGTTTCTTTGCATTTGCATCACAGCTCATACGGTCACTCACCTTTTCTTCTTCACGGTGATCTACTTTCTGTGCATGTCTGTTAAACGTagcaatggggcagggcctggctgctaatGTAGCTGTTACCCTATGGCCAACACGCCAGGATTGAACTTGGGCCCTCCAGAGGGAAAAGAATCAACGGCTACAATTTAAGAGACAGGCATGATAGGTAGGGTTGTAATAGACTCACATAATCTGTGGCACAGAGGATGGCCAGAAGCACAAGCTCACCAGGAGGTTACACTAGCATGGGGCCATACAGTCCCTTCTGTACAGCTGTCAGTACTTATGGTACTTAACTTCTGTCCCCCTCCATACTGGAACTTCAGGGGCAGTGGCCTGTGAGTAActccccaggggctgggagtAACTGCAATGGCTCAGGTCCTCTGCATGGATGGCCCTGGTCTTATCTGTGTGGTTGTTGGCTAGGGGGCCAATTCCCCTGCTAATCCTGGAGAAGGGAAGGAACTCGGCCCCTAAGAGGAGAATGCAAAGGAATCTCACTGAGTGGCAAGTGTTTACATAATTACAGTTTATCTTTCTAATTTATGtttagagaaagaaaagaagaagaaatcctATCTCAAACACCTGGAAGTGTTGTGCTCTATCCCTTCCCAGTCTCTCCTTCACCCAAGCTACTATCACAGTTTTGGAGTTACAGAAAATTATATCATCTTCCTAGAGCAGCCATTCAAACTGGACATTCTCAAGTTGGCAACTGCCTACTTCAGAGGTGTCAACTGGGCGTCCTGCCTTTCTTTCCATAAAGAAGATAAGGTACCTTTCCTACTACGTCCCAAGCAGTCAGAGAAGCCAGAGCAATAACCATTCCTCCTCTATACTATATTTTCCCTGCTTGCAAAAGTTCAGTCACTTCCCATTGGAGGAATGTGTTTCCCCCTCTCTTCCTATATATATTTTCAGTAGATAGCAGGATCTTTCCTTAAGATTCCTATCCCACCCCATCTAAAATTCCCATAAGTAAATCTCTGGTGTCGAGGTACCTGAGAAAAAGGATAGTATTGGGTACTATTAGAAATATCCCACACCAGCAGAGAGATTCTGCTCATCTGTTGTGTCAAGTAACCACGTACAATCACCTCTAGTTTAAACAACATAATATACAAATTTAGGTCAATAGGTGTAGACACTTTAGGTGAGATTCTAATCCCCATTCTGGCTCCTTTACATGAGGCAAGAGGGCCAGATTGACATAATGGCACTCTAAAAACCCTGGATTCGGCTGAGGGAGAATTCTCCTAATGCAGAAACAGAAGAAGGCAACTGCAGGCTGTCTTCTGAGGATGCCCCTGGTATGCCAGAGTTGGAACCATGTGTGAGAGGGCATGTTGGACCTCTGCATGTAGCGCTGTGGAGATTCCAGTCAGGTGAGACAGGTGACTGTAATTTAGACACCTCCCAGGGGTCCTCAATTTTTATGGGGGCCACTTCAGCTCCCAGAGCAGCCCTGAATTGGGAAGGTGTAAAGGTGGGGTGAAAGCTGCTGTGCCTCTTACCCAGATTCTCGCCTCTTAATGGCACAACCTGAGTACTCCAAATACATCAttataaaccaggggtcggcaacctttcagaagtggtgtgccgagtcttcatttattcactctaatttaaggttttgcgtgccagtaatacattttaatgtttttagaaggcctctttctagaagtctataatatataactaaactattgttgtatgtaaagtaaataaggtttttaaaatgtttaagaagcttcatttaaaattaaattaaaatgcagagctccccctggaccggtggccaggacccagacagtgtgagtgccactgaaaatcagctcaagtgccgccttcagcacgcgtgccataggttgcctacccctgttataaacAAAGCAAATGTACCATCATCAAGTTGGAAACACTGGTTTGCaatgaaataacatttttttaaaataagaatttgCTGCTTATTAAACATTAGCATGTTTGACATCTTTCAGACTTGGATTCACCTCATAGACAAAAAGACCAAAAAGGATATATCCACCAAGATTTATACAGATGCCATGGTCCTTTTTCACCATGTGAATGCTTATGAGGAGGATGGCCATGTTGTTGTTGATGTAATTTCCTATCCAGACAATAGCCTATATCAAATGTTCTATTTAAAAAACCTGAATGAAGACTTGGAGGAAAACACCAAACTCACTTCCATACCAGCCTGCAAGCGATTTGTGGTTCCTCTGGGGTTTGACAAGGTAACATTTAATCTATTGTATTTGAGCAGTAATTTTGAATAACTCACTAAATGAAAAAGTGTATGAAGCATTGGTTTGCCAGGCCACGTccaaaatcctgattttttttttaaatgatatccACAAAATTTGGGGGGTATGTAattttgtttgtgtgtgcaggGCGATTTATATTTGCACAAGCACTGGGCAGTTACTTGGGGCCAGCTTCTGATCCCTTTGTTCATGGAGAAAGGTCCTATTCAACTTAACTAGTCTcttcaaagtcaatggaactgtttGTGGGGCAAGATGCTACCCCGCATGAATAAATGTATCAATATGGCTCTTGATTGGCAGGTGCAAGCATGGATTTTTGCACATACAATCTGATGCACATTAGTGGAAGCCTGTGAAAaatcctccctcaccccaccctcacaACTTACC from the Mauremys reevesii isolate NIE-2019 linkage group 16, ASM1616193v1, whole genome shotgun sequence genome contains:
- the BCO1 gene encoding beta,beta-carotene 15,15'-dioxygenase isoform X2 codes for the protein MHTVGETQYNHWFDGLALVHSFTFKNGEVYYRSKYLRSDTYNCNIEANRIVVSEFGTMAYPDPCKNLFAKAFCYLSHAIPEFTDNCLINIMKTGEDYYATSETNFIRKINPHTLETLEKVDYNKYVAVNLATSHPHYDSAGNVLNMGTSIVDKGKTKYVIFKIPSSVPEKEKKKKSYLKHLEVLCSIPSQSLLHPSYYHSFGVTENYIIFLEQPFKLDILKLATAYFRGVNWASCLSFHKEDKTWIHLIDKKTKKDISTKIYTDAMVLFHHVNAYEEDGHVVVDVISYPDNSLYQMFYLKNLNEDLEENTKLTSIPACKRFVVPLGFDKDAEVGTNLVKLPSTTATALKEKDGNIYCQPEMLCEGIELPRINYDYNGKKYRYIYATEVQWSPVPTKITKVDVLTKKKLIWEEEHCWPAEPVFVPSPDLKEEDDGLILSSIVTSDPRKAPFLLILDAKTFTEMARATVNVDLHLDLHGVFIPEKDLNAEHE
- the BCO1 gene encoding beta,beta-carotene 15,15'-dioxygenase isoform X1 → MDVIFGRNKEEHPEPIKAEVKGELPSWLQGILLRNGPGMHTVGETQYNHWFDGLALVHSFTFKNGEVYYRSKYLRSDTYNCNIEANRIVVSEFGTMAYPDPCKNLFAKAFCYLSHAIPEFTDNCLINIMKTGEDYYATSETNFIRKINPHTLETLEKVDYNKYVAVNLATSHPHYDSAGNVLNMGTSIVDKGKTKYVIFKIPSSVPEKEKKKKSYLKHLEVLCSIPSQSLLHPSYYHSFGVTENYIIFLEQPFKLDILKLATAYFRGVNWASCLSFHKEDKTWIHLIDKKTKKDISTKIYTDAMVLFHHVNAYEEDGHVVVDVISYPDNSLYQMFYLKNLNEDLEENTKLTSIPACKRFVVPLGFDKDAEVGTNLVKLPSTTATALKEKDGNIYCQPEMLCEGIELPRINYDYNGKKYRYIYATEVQWSPVPTKITKVDVLTKKKLIWEEEHCWPAEPVFVPSPDLKEEDDGLILSSIVTSDPRKAPFLLILDAKTFTEMARATVNVDLHLDLHGVFIPEKDLNAEHE